The window GGACACGCTAGCTTGGAGTTACTGGATAAATGTGCATAGATTAGCTGATGGCAAGAGCCATCATTCCAGCCCAATTCCTCTTAAGCCCAGGATcagacacagatattttgttttctatcacGTGATTCAGTTGGAAAATACAATGCAAGCCCTTCAGAAAGAGAGATCTTGTCTGGAGCACAGTTTTGCCTTTCAGTCCTAGGGAACCTagttcacatacacacacacctacacacacacacacacacacagagacacgtGCACAGATGAATGAGAAGAAGTTGATGAAGAGCCTTAAATAATACAACCTTGTGTTGATCCTGTGTTCCACTAGAGAGATGCTCTCTGTTCTGAACAGGCATGGTGGTGTCTTGGAGAGtcttgctgctctttggggctaGAAGTTCCAAGTCCTGAATTCTCCTTTTTTGACTCTCAGGAAATACATTCCATCTTCCTTAATAGTAAGGAATTAGAGAAGGTAGTTCCttatccagctgcagagctgtgctcaggaacTGCACTTGGAGGGAGGTCTCGGAGGCGTCCAAAAGCCCCAAGCCCTGTACTTAGAACCTGGGGCACATCCATAGTGTACCACAGAAAGGGGtattcatttttaaacccaTTCAATAATTTCAAGTCTAAAGATTGTTCTTCAAAGTTGCAAAAGCCAAACTGAAGAAGTGAGGATGTGCTGGGATTGTAACTTTACCTTGAGTCgctttgcagttcttttttgACAGCATTTTCCCCATCATGTTTTATGTGTTTACTCTGGCACACAATTGAATTGGCAGCCAtctcttcacaggagaaaaattacttttggctTCCAAAGCGTGTGTAAATGATAATAGTAGTGCTAAATAAAGTCTGTTTGAGAAGCCTGCAGGTGCAGAGGGTGGTGTTAGCGCTTTGTGGTTGATGGTTTAGAGTCCCTTTTTTCCGAGGTGACAAGGCATCCAGGCCCATGAGTGCCAGAGAAAGAGGCTCTGGTCATGTCTGTCCCTAAGAGCTTTTGAATGTCATTGTAGGTGGCTGTAAAGGAACTTTAtctccagcaccagggctgtgagggagtattaaaagaaatcctgctcatgagagaaaataagaacgCCAATATTGTCAGCTACTTAGAAAGGTAAGTAGTTCTGGTGATTTTCTGGGAACGTTCATTTCCATACTTGCAAGGCAaagatttaaaagctctttagGCACTGGCAGAAAATGGATCTTTCAATGAACATCAATCCACTCCTGCACCAGGCATGGAAGGAGTTTGCATTCTGTCCCCATGAATGCTTCCTGACATAAACAGCTTGAAGATTGATCTCAGAAACCTGGCTCTCTTACTAAGCCAGCAGCCTGTATGTTCACTTGCTGCatgtggttttgctggtttggggcatGATTTTTTTCTAAGTGTTGGAGGAGAAAACATGCCAGAGATTATGCACCTTGTGCTGTTCCCACTATTTTCCATAGCCTTGCATGCCAAAAGACTAGGCTAGGAGACACATAATTTGCCAggtctgaaattattttcctgtttgtgactgtcctttctgcaaggttttccaaagggtgttggcagtgctgcacacCCACTTGCCTTTAGTAAAAGTTGTGAAAACTGtgtctccttgctgctggagggaatggtgcaatttgtgtctgaagatgatgaagcagctgctgggatgtgccCACTTCCAGATTTATCTTTTTCCTCACTGAACCTCCTTTTCCCACTGCTTGCCACCTAAGCCGTCTCCTTTTCCATGGATGTGCCTTCCTCCTTTAGGTGGCACAGATGGCAGGCACTGGCTAGCCTAGGTGGAGTGTGTCTTCATTTGATTCCATCTTCATTTACCAGTgacctggaaacaaaactcagctgtagtcttttcttccccacagcAATTTAGCTGTGCACGTTCAGCTCCACGCTGttgctttcctcttgcagctacCTTGTGGATGAGGCTGTCCTGCTGGTGTTGGAATATATGGATGGAGGCTCCTTAGCTGATGTGGTCACCGTGAGAAGGATGGCTGTAGGACACATAGCAACAGTGTGTCGGGAGGTAAGGGGTCCTGCTTGTGCTTGGGATGGCTTGGACAAGGCTAGTCCTTTGAAAGCACTGCAAAGTGAGTGATTCCATGTTCAgagctttctttctgtgttgctcttctgcttcagagaagaaagagcacCTGGACTGAActgcctgccagtgtccctgcccttcctgtACTCTGTTCTTCACTCTTATCCACCATCATTGaactctctgtctctttttcctttttattttctgttctgcacttTGCCTCcccaagcctttgcccagagccTTTCTGCACTGCCTTCTTTCCCTGTAAGtgcaaaggtgctgctgtgagagtTTTAAACCAGAGGCCAAGCCAAAGAGAGACTCATCTGTCACAGGTCTCCACTCCAAAGGATGGCACGGCACCCAGCATGGTGCTTGCTGCTGCAAGCTGACAAAAGAGCTACTTCCAAGTCTGCTGTTGAGGCAGCCATAGAACCCTTGTCCTCCAGTCTCCCGACCGGCACTGATCCCCTTGGTATCCAAGGCAGGGACGTTTTCCTCTTTTGGCAAACCATTGTTTGTCGTCCGGACGGGGAGAGCGCATccgctgcagcagcgctcaTTCTGACTGGCTTTGCAGGGAACAGTCTGGAGCAACGACTGACTGATACTTCCCCCTCCAAAGCTAATATGCCTTCCCTTGGAAAGATCCTGCTCTcctagtgctgcagcagcaagctcttcctcttgCCAGAACTCACTGCTCCTTGGAGATCTGAGAATCTTCAGGAGCAGCCTCCTTTTGCATGTGATGAAATCAGATCAGGGTAACTTTTGgcctcctgtttctttttcccctggcagtgcctgcaaggcctggcTTTCCTTCATGCCAAGCAGGTGATCCACAGAGACATCAAAAGTGACAACATCCTTCTGGGCCGGGATGGCTCCGTCAAGCTGGCTGGGTATTCCTGCTGAGGCGCAGCGCTGCGGGGAggcggtgtggggctgctttggagagGTGCCGGgggccagcagtggctgctgagagtgcagggagcgctgtgcaaGCCCAGGCCgcagctggaaggtgctgagtGGTCTAGAGAGCAACCAGGTATCCAGAGTAACTTTGGTTTGTGGGTGTTCCTTCCAAAGGGAGAGATTTACAGTGTAAACGTTCAGGGCAATGAGGAAAAGCCAAGGTTTTGTGGGAATCCTGGGCAGGTTGTTACCTGTTCAATTGCCCAtgtccttggctgcagccctgaggaaggagagcccagctgcttttccagctccatTAAGCACTGCGTTCTGGGACTGAGAGTGAGAAGCCCTTTTCCTTGGTTTCCTACTtgaagcagtgtttgttttcctcctcagctgattttggcctctgtgctgtgctcagccctgagcacaggaaaCGGAGGTCGATGGTCGGGACCACTTACTGGATGGCACCCAAGGTGGTGAGAAGAGAGCCTtacggccccaaagtggacacctGGTCCCTTGGCATTGTGGGAatagaaatggccacaggagagGCTCCTTATATGCAGGAGACCAGTGTCAAGGTAAGGTGCAAATGTGCTCAGATAGTCGTGTCCTTCTGCTCTCAGTCCATTAGAgaaaatcccattcccacagcttGAAGTGCTTCCAGCAAGGGCCACTTCAAAAAAGGTCTCTGGGGCTCACATCAGCCGTCAAGGCAAGACCTGGTGCTGGAatagctggggctgcactggggcctGTTTTCCTTTGGGAGAGAAGGCTCATCTCTAAGCATCTGCTGGGCAAGAAATTGCCACTGCAGACTGGAGTTTTAAAGATGGGGTCTAGGTGAGCCCTGAAGGATATGGAAGAATCACATAGAgtctcatgtttccttttgcttcaggcCAGCTACCTGATAGGCAAGCAAGGGGTTCCAAATCTGCACCAGCTCAGGCTACCCCCTGGCTTGTATGAatttctgggctgctgcctgcagatggatgtggacaggcgaggctctgccaaggaacttctgcaggtacaaggcaaagcggctgcaagccaaacagctgttccctgccagggTTTGCTCCTTGGCCAAACTCCAGGGAATCAGATGGGCCCCCCACAGAGTAATCTCCACTCTGGgtgcttttcaaatgaaaaccaagtaGGATCTTGACTGCTTGAGGTTAGAAGGGCCCAGTGAAGGTCATCTAGCCCAGAACTCCAGCCACTGGCAAGGACATCTTCAAGTagatcaggttgttcagagGGCCATCCAAGCGGAGCTTGAATGTTGCTGGGCTTggggctcctcccagctctctgggcagcctgtgccagtgttccAGCACTCTCCTCACAAACAGTTTCTTCCTCAGAGCCAATCTGAATTGAGTGTCTTTTAGCTTAAAGCcgttcccccttgtcctcttGCAATTGGCCCTGCTAAAAGAAATGTCCCCAACTTTCCTAGAAGTCcctgaaaatattgaaaagtcTCCTTGGGTcttgctcttctccaggataaacaggcacaaggctcccagcccttcctcagaGGAGAGCTCCCACCTTCTGGTCATTTCTATGTCCCTCTTTTGCTCTCAGGTGCTGTATTCAGGTTTGCCTGGTAGCAAAGGAACTGAAGTATTGCAATGCTGGGGATGGGGCTTGAGGAACACAATGAAAGCAGTCCCTGCCAAGCGGTTTTAGATTGGTCTGTGGGAatgggggagctggggtggagctCACTGTGAGCATCCGAGAGCACCCAGCTTGTCCCGCCTGGCCCACCcttggaggtttctgccagccaaacaggcacagctgtgcaggatttgTGCCAGCCCCATGTGCTGCCTTGCCCCATCAAGTAGATGAGAatggctgtggctttgctgccaggtttggtggcagacaaggagctggtgaccaggccacttccttggctgtgcctgctgtgaaggaagatgccagccagcacaggagggagtggggtgtgctgaggcagacactgctcttcctgcaaaccagagctgagcacatctgcaccctgctgcttgtgtccttgctcctggcttgctgctgaaaacctgCATGTCCAGCTTTCC of the Passer domesticus isolate bPasDom1 chromosome 9, bPasDom1.hap1, whole genome shotgun sequence genome contains:
- the LOC135308321 gene encoding serine/threonine-protein kinase PAK 1-like, with translation MGTSWQWVAVKELYLQHQGCEGVLKEILLMRENKNANIVSYLESYLVDEAVLLVLEYMDGGSLADVVTVRRMAVGHIATVCRECLQGLAFLHAKQVIHRDIKSDNILLGRDGSVKLAGYSC
- the LOC135307129 gene encoding serine/threonine-protein kinase PAK 3-like, producing MVGTTYWMAPKVVRREPYGPKVDTWSLGIVGIEMATGEAPYMQETSVKASYLIGKQGVPNLHQLRLPPGLYEFLGCCLQMDVDRRGSAKELLQHPFLQSAEPLLSLF